The following are encoded in a window of Bradyrhizobium guangdongense genomic DNA:
- a CDS encoding electron transfer flavoprotein subunit beta/FixA family protein, with amino-acid sequence MKVLVPVKRVVDYNVKVRVKGDGSGVELANVKMSMNPFDEIAVEEALRLKEAGKATEVVVVSIGPAQASETIRTGLAMGADRGILVKAEGTVEPLAVAKILKKVAEEEQPGLIILGKQAIDDDSNQTGQMLAALLGWSQATFASKLEVEGSDFKVTREVDGGLQTVKLKGPAIVTTDLRLNEPRYASLPNIMKAKKKPIAEKTVADTGVDVTARLEVLKTTEPAGRKAGVKVKDVAELVSKLKNEAGVL; translated from the coding sequence ATGAAGGTCTTAGTGCCGGTAAAGCGGGTGGTCGATTACAACGTCAAGGTTCGCGTCAAGGGCGACGGATCGGGCGTTGAACTCGCCAACGTCAAGATGTCCATGAATCCGTTCGACGAGATCGCGGTCGAGGAAGCGCTGCGCTTGAAGGAAGCCGGCAAGGCGACCGAAGTCGTGGTGGTCTCCATTGGACCGGCGCAGGCGTCGGAGACGATCCGCACGGGTCTGGCCATGGGCGCCGATCGCGGCATCCTTGTGAAGGCCGAGGGCACCGTCGAGCCGCTCGCGGTCGCCAAGATCCTGAAGAAGGTTGCTGAAGAAGAGCAGCCCGGCCTGATCATCCTCGGCAAGCAGGCGATCGACGACGACTCGAACCAAACAGGCCAGATGCTGGCCGCGCTGCTCGGCTGGTCGCAAGCGACCTTCGCCTCGAAGCTCGAGGTCGAAGGAAGCGACTTCAAGGTCACGCGCGAAGTCGACGGCGGCCTGCAGACCGTGAAGCTGAAGGGACCTGCGATCGTCACCACCGATCTTCGCCTCAACGAGCCGCGCTATGCTTCTCTGCCGAACATCATGAAGGCCAAGAAGAAGCCGATCGCGGAGAAGACCGTCGCCGATACCGGCGTCGATGTCACCGCGCGCCTCGAGGTTCTCAAGACGACTGAACCGGCCGGCCGCAAGGCAGGCGTCAAGGTCAAGGACGTCGCCGAGTTGGTGTCGAAACTCAAGAACGAAGCCGGGGTGCTCTGA
- a CDS encoding ATP-binding protein, with the protein MAAKTRPARTMRTSRRAPGKGARPAGKVRKRSTKAVAPDVVQAALAAFAHEVRTPLTGILAISDLLSTSDLGERERRWADTIKAGAEHLANLATLFVDAAKTGNRAAKAGGILRQDLFDLRALARSTGDSLAGRAAAKGLQAEVEISDKLPGLVVGDPVRLRAALENLIDNAVKFTEQGGVAISAVPWSSKGRAGSTAKARDKRRVGVAFSISDSGIGLTMAEIKRLFRPFTQANVTIASRFGGAGLGLSSVKQLARAMGGDITVAPRRGGGATFTLTVTLDAAGPAKPRKPDGDEADALVSLRVLSVEDNPFGRVVLNTILTELGHHAEFIGRGEDVVGRLTQGGFDAVLMDMVLPGIDGVEAIRRIRKMQMPLAQIPIIGVSGRGEDEAASREAGADAFLLKPVSPRALATALLEATRREEAVT; encoded by the coding sequence ATGGCGGCGAAAACGCGCCCAGCACGCACCATGCGGACGTCGAGGCGGGCCCCTGGAAAGGGGGCTCGGCCAGCCGGCAAGGTGCGCAAGCGCAGCACCAAGGCGGTTGCACCCGACGTGGTCCAGGCCGCGCTGGCGGCCTTTGCCCACGAGGTCCGTACACCCCTGACCGGCATTCTGGCGATCAGCGACCTGCTGTCGACTTCAGATCTGGGGGAGCGGGAACGGCGCTGGGCCGACACGATCAAGGCCGGTGCCGAGCATCTGGCCAACCTCGCCACGCTGTTCGTCGATGCTGCCAAGACCGGAAACAGGGCGGCCAAGGCCGGCGGGATACTGCGTCAGGATCTGTTCGACCTGCGGGCGCTCGCCCGCAGCACCGGCGATTCGCTGGCTGGGCGCGCCGCCGCCAAAGGTCTCCAGGCTGAAGTCGAGATCTCCGACAAGCTTCCGGGCCTCGTGGTCGGTGATCCCGTCCGCCTCCGCGCTGCGCTCGAGAACCTGATCGACAATGCAGTCAAATTCACCGAGCAGGGCGGCGTGGCGATCTCGGCGGTGCCCTGGAGTTCCAAGGGCAGGGCAGGCAGCACTGCCAAGGCCAGGGATAAACGCCGGGTCGGTGTCGCCTTCTCGATCTCCGACAGCGGCATCGGCCTGACCATGGCCGAGATCAAGCGGCTGTTTCGTCCGTTCACGCAGGCCAATGTCACCATCGCTTCGCGCTTCGGCGGCGCAGGGCTCGGTTTGTCCTCGGTGAAGCAGCTGGCCCGCGCGATGGGCGGCGATATCACGGTCGCGCCGCGCCGTGGGGGCGGCGCCACTTTCACGCTGACGGTCACGCTCGACGCGGCAGGGCCGGCGAAGCCGCGAAAGCCCGATGGAGACGAGGCCGACGCGCTGGTGTCGCTACGCGTGCTCAGCGTCGAGGACAATCCGTTCGGCCGTGTCGTGCTCAACACGATCTTGACCGAGCTCGGACATCATGCCGAGTTCATCGGGCGCGGCGAGGATGTGGTCGGCCGGCTTACGCAAGGCGGCTTCGACGCGGTGCTGATGGACATGGTGTTGCCGGGGATCGACGGCGTCGAGGCTATCCGGCGGATCCGCAAGATGCAGATGCCGCTGGCTCAGATCCCGATCATCGGCGTGTCCGGCCGCGGCGAGGACGAGGCGGCCTCGCGCGAGGCCGGCGCCGACGCCTTCCTGCTCAAGCCTGTGTCTCCGCGGGCTTTAGCGACTGCGCTGCTTGAAGCGACACGCCGTGAGGAAGCCGTGACTTGA
- a CDS encoding YihY/virulence factor BrkB family protein yields the protein MKAIRTIYCVVEDAFYTFLADDGWAIASHIALSTLMALFPFLIVLTSLAGFFGSKELADQAASLMLQVWPKQVADSISGEVHDVLTTTRSGVLTVGAVLSVYFASNGVEALRVALNRAYAVVEMRRWYWLRLESIGYTLVAAFTALAMAFLIVLGPLIIEAARRHIPLFVESNESILTWLRYGITIGALVVALFILHAWLPAGRRSFLQILPGIVFTMVASLISGVVFGQYLARFANNYVTMYAGLASVIIALVFLYFIAAIFVYGGELNAAIIKSRLPHGVSLQAAQSLKPAETQA from the coding sequence GTGAAAGCCATCCGCACCATCTACTGCGTCGTGGAGGACGCCTTCTACACATTCCTCGCCGACGACGGCTGGGCGATCGCGAGCCACATCGCGCTGTCGACGCTGATGGCGCTCTTCCCGTTCCTGATCGTGCTGACGTCGCTGGCCGGCTTCTTCGGCTCCAAGGAGCTCGCCGACCAGGCCGCCAGCCTGATGCTTCAGGTCTGGCCCAAGCAGGTCGCCGATTCGATTTCGGGCGAAGTCCACGACGTGCTGACCACCACCCGCTCCGGCGTGCTGACCGTCGGCGCAGTGCTATCGGTCTATTTTGCCTCGAACGGCGTCGAGGCACTCAGGGTCGCGCTCAACCGCGCCTATGCGGTGGTGGAGATGCGGCGCTGGTATTGGCTGCGGCTGGAGTCGATCGGCTACACGCTGGTCGCCGCCTTCACGGCGCTCGCCATGGCGTTCCTGATCGTGCTCGGCCCGCTCATCATCGAGGCGGCGCGGCGACACATTCCGCTGTTCGTCGAATCCAACGAGAGCATCTTGACCTGGTTGCGCTACGGCATCACCATCGGCGCGCTGGTGGTGGCGCTGTTCATCCTGCATGCCTGGTTGCCGGCGGGGCGCCGCAGCTTCCTCCAGATCCTGCCCGGCATCGTCTTCACCATGGTGGCATCGCTGATCTCAGGCGTCGTGTTCGGCCAGTATCTGGCGCGCTTCGCCAACAATTACGTCACGATGTATGCGGGGCTTGCCTCGGTGATCATCGCGCTGGTGTTCCTGTATTTCATCGCCGCGATCTTCGTTTACGGCGGCGAGCTCAACGCTGCGATCATCAAGTCACGGCTTCCTCACGGCGTGTCGCTTCAAGCAGCGCAGTCGCTAAAGCCCGCGGAGACACAGGCTTGA
- the tlpA gene encoding thiol:disulfide interchange protein TlpA: protein MLDPKPSATRRIPIVIATVVVGGLAGFAALYGLGLSRTPSGDPTCKPAVATAQRIAPLAHGEVAALTMASAPLKLPDLTFEDGDGKPKKLSDFRGKTVLVNLWATWCVPCRKEMPALDQLQAKLAGPNFEVVAINIDTRDPEKPKTFLKEANLTRLGYFNDQKAKVFQDLKSIGRALGMPTSVLVDPQGCEIATIAGPAEWASDDALKLIRAALGPAAASL from the coding sequence ATGCTCGACCCCAAACCCTCCGCCACACGCCGGATCCCGATCGTCATCGCCACGGTGGTGGTCGGCGGCCTGGCCGGCTTTGCCGCGCTGTACGGGCTGGGCCTGAGCCGGACGCCATCAGGGGATCCGACCTGCAAACCGGCCGTCGCGACGGCACAAAGGATTGCCCCGCTCGCCCATGGCGAGGTGGCGGCGCTGACCATGGCAAGCGCACCCCTGAAGCTGCCCGATCTCACTTTCGAGGACGGTGACGGCAAGCCCAAAAAGTTGTCGGATTTCCGCGGCAAGACGGTGCTGGTGAATCTCTGGGCGACCTGGTGCGTCCCGTGTCGAAAAGAGATGCCGGCGCTGGACCAGCTCCAGGCCAAGCTGGCGGGCCCCAATTTCGAGGTGGTGGCGATCAATATCGACACCCGCGATCCCGAGAAGCCCAAGACCTTCCTGAAAGAGGCCAATCTGACCCGCCTCGGCTATTTCAACGACCAGAAAGCCAAGGTTTTCCAGGATCTTAAGTCTATAGGCCGGGCCTTGGGAATGCCGACTTCGGTGCTGGTCGACCCGCAGGGATGCGAGATCGCGACGATCGCGGGACCGGCGGAATGGGCGAGCGACGACGCGCTCAAGCTGATCCGGGCCGCGCTCGGGCCGGCCGCCGCGTCGCTTTAG
- the lysA gene encoding diaminopimelate decarboxylase: MNHFDYRNGVLHAEAVNLSELAATVGTPFYCYSTATLERHYRVFAEAFAGEKVLVCYAMKANSNQSVLCTLAKLGAGADVVSGGELKRALAAGIPSGKIVFSGVGKTEQELRAALAADILCLNVESEPELELLSRLATEMGKTARISIRVNPDVDAGTHAKISTGKSENKFGIPIVHAREVYARAAKLPGIEVTGTDVHIGSQITDLSKMETAFRILSEFVQTLRADGHNISHVDFGGGLGIPYYMDREAPPAPDAYAAMVKRVSHNLGCTLMFEPGRMIVGNAGILVAKVIYVKHGDGKNFVIIDAAMNDLIRPTLYEAHHDILPVIEPEKGAATIMADVVGPVCETGDYLALDRTLPTPKPGDLIAVMTSGAYGAVQAGTYNTRPLVPEVLVKGDQYAVVRPRIEVEQLIAMDKPAPWL, translated from the coding sequence ATGAACCATTTCGACTACCGCAACGGCGTGCTGCACGCCGAGGCGGTGAACCTGTCCGAGCTGGCCGCGACGGTCGGCACGCCGTTCTATTGCTATTCAACCGCAACGCTGGAGCGGCACTACCGCGTCTTCGCCGAGGCCTTTGCCGGCGAGAAGGTGCTGGTCTGCTACGCCATGAAGGCGAACTCCAACCAGTCGGTGCTGTGCACGCTCGCCAAGCTCGGCGCCGGCGCGGACGTCGTCTCGGGCGGCGAACTGAAGCGGGCGCTCGCGGCCGGCATTCCGAGCGGCAAGATCGTGTTCTCCGGCGTCGGTAAGACGGAACAAGAGCTCCGGGCTGCGCTCGCCGCCGATATCCTTTGCCTCAACGTCGAATCCGAGCCGGAGCTCGAGCTGCTGTCGCGCCTCGCGACCGAAATGGGCAAGACCGCGCGCATCTCCATCCGCGTCAATCCTGACGTCGATGCCGGCACCCACGCCAAGATTTCCACCGGCAAGTCCGAGAACAAGTTCGGCATCCCGATCGTGCACGCCCGCGAGGTCTACGCGCGCGCCGCGAAGCTGCCGGGCATCGAAGTGACCGGCACCGACGTGCATATCGGCAGCCAGATCACCGACCTCTCCAAGATGGAGACGGCGTTCCGTATCCTCTCCGAATTCGTGCAGACGCTGCGCGCCGACGGCCACAACATCAGCCACGTCGATTTCGGCGGCGGCCTCGGTATTCCCTATTACATGGACCGCGAGGCGCCGCCCGCGCCCGACGCGTATGCCGCCATGGTCAAGCGCGTCAGCCACAATCTCGGCTGCACGCTGATGTTCGAGCCGGGTCGCATGATCGTCGGCAATGCCGGCATCCTCGTCGCCAAGGTGATCTATGTGAAGCACGGTGATGGCAAGAACTTCGTCATCATCGACGCCGCCATGAACGATCTGATCCGCCCGACGCTATACGAGGCGCATCACGACATCCTGCCGGTGATAGAGCCGGAGAAGGGCGCGGCGACCATCATGGCCGACGTCGTCGGTCCGGTCTGCGAGACCGGCGACTACCTTGCCTTGGACCGCACGCTGCCGACGCCGAAGCCCGGCGATCTCATCGCCGTCATGACATCGGGGGCCTATGGCGCCGTGCAGGCCGGCACCTACAACACGCGGCCCCTGGTGCCGGAGGTGCTGGTGAAGGGCGATCAGTACGCCGTGGTGCGTCCGCGCATCGAGGTCGAGCAGCTCATCGCGATGGACAAGCCGGCGCCGTGGCTGTGA
- a CDS encoding electron transfer flavoprotein subunit alpha/FixB family protein translates to MTTLLIAEHDNASLKDATNKALTAAAALGADVEILVAGQNAKAAADAAAKLAGVKKVLLAEGETYAHDLAEPLAALIVSLAPSYDAIVAPATSRFKNVMPRVAALLDVMQVSEIIKVVAPDTYERPIYAGNAIQTVKSKDPKKVITVRTSTFAAAGEGGSAPVETVAAAADPALSTFVGEEVAKSDRPELTSAKIIVSGGRAMQSRENFAKYIEPLADKLGAGVGASRAAVDAGYAPNDWQVGQTGKVVAPELYVAVGISGAIQHLAGMKDSKVIVAINKDEDAPIFQVADYGLVADLYQAVPELTAELAKLGK, encoded by the coding sequence ATGACGACGCTTCTGATTGCCGAACACGACAACGCCTCGCTCAAGGATGCGACCAACAAGGCCCTGACCGCGGCCGCCGCGCTCGGCGCTGATGTCGAAATCCTGGTCGCCGGCCAGAACGCCAAGGCCGCGGCGGATGCCGCTGCCAAGCTCGCTGGCGTCAAGAAGGTGCTGCTCGCCGAGGGCGAGACCTACGCGCACGATCTCGCCGAGCCGCTGGCCGCGCTGATCGTCTCGCTGGCTCCGTCCTATGACGCCATCGTCGCGCCCGCGACCTCGCGCTTCAAGAACGTGATGCCGCGCGTCGCCGCCCTGCTCGACGTCATGCAGGTCTCGGAGATCATCAAGGTGGTCGCGCCCGACACCTATGAGCGTCCGATCTATGCCGGCAATGCCATCCAGACGGTGAAGTCGAAGGACCCCAAGAAGGTCATCACGGTCCGCACCTCGACCTTCGCCGCTGCCGGCGAGGGTGGCAGCGCGCCGGTCGAGACCGTTGCGGCGGCCGCCGACCCGGCCCTGTCGACCTTCGTCGGCGAGGAAGTCGCCAAGAGCGACCGTCCGGAGCTGACCTCGGCCAAGATCATCGTCTCCGGCGGCCGTGCCATGCAGAGCCGTGAGAACTTCGCCAAGTACATCGAGCCGCTCGCCGACAAGCTCGGCGCCGGCGTCGGTGCCTCGCGCGCGGCGGTCGACGCCGGCTATGCGCCGAACGACTGGCAGGTCGGCCAGACCGGCAAGGTGGTGGCCCCCGAGCTCTATGTCGCGGTGGGCATTTCCGGCGCGATCCAGCATCTGGCCGGCATGAAGGACTCCAAGGTGATCGTCGCGATCAACAAGGACGAGGACGCGCCGATCTTCCAGGTCGCCGATTACGGCCTGGTCGCCGACCTCTACCAGGCGGTTCCTGAGCTGACCGCCGAACTCGCCAAGCTCGGCAAGTAA
- the gluQRS gene encoding tRNA glutamyl-Q(34) synthetase GluQRS codes for MVPPVFRFAPSPNGYLHLGHAYSALLNFGRARETGGRLLLRIEDIDATRCRPEYETAIYEDLAWLGITWNVPVRRQSEHLADYRAALEKLSALGLVYPAFESRAEIARLVSAREADGPWPRDPDGAPLYPGNARSLSTDERRRMIASGAPYALRLDMAAACGRVAGLTWNELGEDPDGERGRVAARPEVWGDVILARKETPTSYHLSVVLDDALQGVSEIVRGQDLFHATSVHRLLQALLGLPEPAYRHHRLIRDGEGRKLSKSDQATGLRELRAAGVTPAGICQLVGLGQVSLGVSQTPP; via the coding sequence ATGGTACCACCCGTTTTCCGATTTGCCCCCAGCCCCAACGGTTACCTGCATCTCGGCCACGCTTATTCGGCGCTACTGAACTTCGGCCGCGCGCGCGAGACCGGCGGACGGCTGTTGCTGCGGATCGAAGATATCGATGCAACACGCTGCCGGCCGGAATATGAGACAGCCATCTACGAGGACCTCGCCTGGCTGGGAATCACCTGGAATGTGCCGGTGCGGCGACAGTCGGAGCATCTGGCCGATTATCGCGCCGCGCTGGAAAAACTCTCCGCGCTCGGGCTCGTCTATCCCGCCTTCGAAAGCCGCGCCGAGATCGCAAGGCTTGTCTCGGCGCGTGAGGCGGATGGCCCGTGGCCGCGCGATCCCGATGGCGCTCCACTCTATCCGGGCAATGCCCGGTCGCTCTCCACGGACGAGCGCCGCCGAATGATCGCTTCAGGCGCGCCTTACGCATTGCGTCTCGACATGGCAGCGGCCTGCGGGCGCGTCGCCGGCCTGACTTGGAACGAGTTGGGCGAGGACCCGGATGGCGAGCGCGGTAGGGTCGCCGCGCGCCCCGAGGTGTGGGGCGACGTCATTCTTGCCCGCAAGGAGACGCCGACCAGCTACCATCTATCCGTGGTGCTCGATGATGCGCTTCAGGGCGTGAGCGAGATCGTGCGCGGCCAGGACCTGTTTCACGCCACCTCGGTGCACCGCCTGCTCCAGGCCCTGCTTGGGCTGCCTGAGCCTGCCTACCGCCATCACCGCCTGATTCGCGATGGCGAGGGGCGGAAGCTGTCGAAATCGGATCAGGCGACCGGTCTGCGCGAACTGCGCGCAGCCGGGGTGACGCCGGCCGGCATCTGCCAGTTGGTGGGATTAGGTCAAGTTTCTCTGGGGGTTAGCCAAACGCCGCCGTGA
- a CDS encoding twin transmembrane helix small protein: protein MASLLGTFILPIAVAAVAVVLLLGLVNMMRGGSPNTSQKLMRWRVLLQFVAIVIAMIAVWAMGR from the coding sequence ATGGCATCTCTCCTTGGTACTTTCATCCTGCCGATTGCTGTGGCCGCCGTGGCGGTGGTGCTGCTGCTCGGCCTCGTCAACATGATGCGTGGCGGCTCGCCCAACACCTCGCAGAAACTGATGCGCTGGCGCGTGCTGCTTCAGTTCGTGGCCATCGTCATCGCCATGATCGCGGTCTGGGCGATGGGGCGCTGA
- the lptM gene encoding LPS translocon maturation chaperone LptM, which produces MTSKFRPAGSGWAIIVLSVSALALAGCGRKGPLDLPPGASSASTANIAAPGDTEIEAQKTPSVFNPTYGAEAAPAATRGQKKSFILDPLLDEPSGKR; this is translated from the coding sequence GTGACGTCAAAGTTTCGCCCGGCCGGGTCGGGGTGGGCCATCATTGTCTTGAGCGTGAGCGCGCTTGCGCTCGCCGGCTGCGGCCGCAAGGGTCCGCTGGATCTGCCGCCGGGCGCCTCCAGCGCGTCGACGGCGAATATCGCCGCGCCTGGTGACACCGAGATCGAAGCCCAGAAGACGCCGAGCGTGTTCAATCCGACCTATGGCGCGGAAGCCGCGCCGGCGGCGACCAGGGGCCAGAAGAAATCGTTTATCCTCGACCCGCTCCTGGACGAACCTTCCGGCAAAAGATGA
- a CDS encoding 3-hydroxybutyryl-CoA dehydrogenase, which produces MAAVIKKIGVIGAGQMGNGIAHVAALAGFDVVLNDISADRLKSGMATINGNLARQVSKKAVTEDDKAKAVARIKLAEKLDDLADCDLVIETAVEKEEVKRKIFHDLCAILKPEAIVASDTSSISITRLAAATDRPERFIGIHFMNPVPLMELVELIRGIATDDSTFEASKEFVAKLGKQVAVSEDFPAFIVNRILLPMINEAIYTLYEGVGNVEAIDAAMKLGAHHPMGPLELADFIGLDTCLSIMQVLHEGLADSKYRPCPLLVKYVEAGWLGRKTQRGFYDYRGAKPVPTR; this is translated from the coding sequence ATGGCGGCAGTAATCAAGAAGATCGGCGTAATCGGCGCGGGTCAGATGGGAAATGGCATCGCGCATGTCGCGGCCTTGGCCGGTTTCGACGTGGTGCTCAACGACATCTCGGCCGACCGCCTCAAGTCCGGCATGGCCACCATCAACGGCAATCTGGCGCGTCAGGTCTCGAAGAAGGCCGTTACCGAGGACGACAAGGCGAAGGCGGTTGCGCGGATCAAGCTTGCCGAGAAGCTGGACGACCTCGCCGATTGCGATCTCGTGATCGAGACGGCGGTCGAGAAGGAAGAGGTCAAGCGCAAGATCTTCCACGACCTTTGCGCGATCCTGAAGCCTGAGGCGATCGTCGCCTCCGACACGTCCTCGATCTCGATCACCCGTCTTGCCGCCGCCACCGACCGGCCCGAGCGCTTCATCGGCATTCACTTCATGAATCCGGTGCCGCTGATGGAGCTGGTGGAGTTGATCCGCGGCATTGCCACCGACGATTCCACCTTCGAGGCTTCCAAGGAATTCGTCGCCAAGCTCGGCAAGCAGGTCGCGGTTTCCGAGGATTTCCCGGCCTTCATCGTCAACCGCATCCTGCTGCCGATGATCAATGAGGCGATCTACACGCTGTACGAAGGCGTCGGCAACGTCGAGGCGATCGACGCGGCGATGAAGCTCGGCGCGCACCATCCGATGGGCCCGCTGGAGCTGGCCGATTTCATTGGTCTCGATACCTGCCTGTCGATCATGCAGGTCCTGCATGAGGGGCTCGCCGACTCCAAATACCGGCCATGCCCGCTGCTGGTGAAATACGTCGAGGCGGGCTGGCTCGGCCGCAAGACCCAGCGCGGCTTCTACGATTACCGCGGCGCCAAGCCGGTTCCGACAAGATAA
- a CDS encoding cob(I)yrinic acid a,c-diamide adenosyltransferase: protein MVVLNRIYTKTGDDGTTALGTGERRPKYDLRIAAYGTVDETNAAIGVVRLHTKDAPDLDAMLGRIQNDLFDLGADLAVPEREGKAERLRVVASQVERLEHDIDALNDKLAPLTSFVLPGGTPAAAYLHVARTICRRAERVMVELAAQPGESVGAAGIQYMNRLSDFLFVASRTANHNGAGDVLWVPGQNR, encoded by the coding sequence ATGGTCGTGCTCAACCGCATCTATACCAAAACCGGTGACGACGGCACGACAGCGCTCGGAACCGGTGAGCGCCGTCCGAAATATGATTTGCGTATCGCCGCCTACGGCACGGTCGACGAGACCAACGCCGCGATCGGTGTGGTGCGCCTTCACACCAAGGATGCGCCCGATCTCGATGCCATGCTCGGCCGCATCCAGAACGATTTGTTCGATCTCGGCGCCGATCTTGCGGTGCCCGAACGGGAAGGCAAGGCGGAACGACTGCGGGTGGTGGCGAGCCAGGTCGAGCGGCTCGAGCACGACATCGATGCGCTCAACGACAAGCTCGCGCCGCTCACCTCTTTCGTGCTTCCGGGAGGAACGCCGGCCGCCGCCTACCTCCATGTCGCCCGCACGATTTGCCGCAGGGCGGAACGCGTGATGGTGGAACTGGCTGCCCAACCCGGCGAGTCCGTGGGCGCCGCTGGCATTCAATATATGAATCGCCTCTCGGACTTCCTGTTCGTGGCCAGCCGCACCGCTAACCATAACGGCGCCGGCGACGTGCTCTGGGTTCCGGGGCAGAACCGCTGA
- a CDS encoding putative motility protein, whose translation MDMMAMVSSMLAAQQGALQSNIAATVTKQNMDMEKSTVLTLLGAGQPSLANVGPGVGGNLNVTA comes from the coding sequence ATGGACATGATGGCGATGGTCAGCAGCATGCTGGCCGCTCAACAAGGCGCGCTGCAATCGAATATCGCAGCGACCGTGACGAAGCAGAACATGGATATGGAGAAATCCACGGTCCTGACGCTGCTGGGCGCCGGTCAGCCTTCCCTTGCCAATGTCGGCCCCGGCGTCGGCGGCAACCTGAACGTCACCGCCTGA
- the argH gene encoding argininosuccinate lyase, protein MSNKMWGGRFSERPDEIMEEINVSIDVDRHLFAQDIAASKAHAAMLAANGIITASDAKNIGKGLDTILSEIGKGGFEFKRALEDIHMNVESRLSELIGPAAGRLHTARSRNDQVATDFRLYVRDIIDETDAALAAFQQALVERALEHAGTVMPGFTHLQTAQPVTFGHHLLAYVEMAARDRGRFQDARKRLNESPLGAAALAGTSFPIDRHATAKALGFDRPMANSLDAVSDRDFVLETLSAASICAVHMSRFAEEIVIWTSPLVGLVRLSDKFTTGSSIMPQKRNPDAAELVRAKTGRVIGALNGLLIVMKGLPLAYQKDMQEDKQGAMEGFAALSLAIRAMTGMVRDLVPDEAKMKAAAGEGYATATDLADWLVRTLKMPFREAHHVTGRIVAKAAEGGVALHELPLQEMQAIEPKITKDVLGVLSVESSVKSRTSFGGTAPKNVMSQAKSWLKRLEKERKLG, encoded by the coding sequence ATGAGCAACAAGATGTGGGGCGGCCGGTTCTCGGAACGTCCCGACGAGATCATGGAAGAGATCAACGTCTCCATCGACGTCGATCGTCACCTCTTCGCCCAGGACATTGCCGCATCCAAGGCGCACGCCGCGATGCTTGCCGCGAACGGCATCATCACCGCCTCTGATGCGAAAAATATCGGCAAGGGTCTAGACACGATTTTGTCAGAGATCGGCAAGGGTGGCTTCGAGTTCAAGCGCGCGCTCGAGGACATTCACATGAATGTCGAGAGTCGCCTGTCCGAGCTGATCGGTCCCGCCGCCGGCCGCCTGCACACCGCCCGCTCGCGCAACGACCAGGTCGCGACCGATTTCCGTCTCTACGTCCGCGACATTATCGACGAGACCGATGCGGCTCTCGCCGCGTTCCAGCAGGCGCTGGTGGAACGCGCGCTGGAGCATGCCGGCACCGTGATGCCCGGCTTCACCCATCTGCAGACCGCGCAGCCCGTCACTTTCGGTCACCATCTGCTCGCCTATGTCGAGATGGCCGCGCGCGATCGCGGCCGCTTTCAGGATGCCCGCAAGCGGCTCAACGAATCCCCGCTGGGCGCTGCCGCGCTCGCCGGCACCTCGTTCCCGATCGACCGTCATGCCACCGCGAAGGCGTTGGGATTCGATCGGCCGATGGCGAACTCGCTCGACGCCGTCTCCGACCGCGACTTCGTGCTGGAGACCTTGTCGGCGGCCTCGATCTGCGCCGTGCACATGTCGCGCTTCGCCGAAGAGATCGTGATCTGGACCTCGCCGCTGGTCGGCCTTGTCAGGCTCAGCGACAAGTTCACGACGGGATCCTCGATCATGCCGCAGAAGCGCAATCCCGATGCGGCCGAGCTGGTGCGCGCCAAGACCGGCCGCGTCATCGGCGCGCTCAATGGTCTTTTGATCGTGATGAAAGGTCTGCCGCTCGCCTATCAAAAGGACATGCAGGAGGACAAGCAAGGCGCCATGGAGGGCTTTGCCGCGCTGTCGCTGGCGATCCGCGCCATGACCGGCATGGTCCGCGACCTCGTTCCGGACGAGGCGAAGATGAAGGCGGCCGCGGGGGAGGGTTATGCCACCGCGACCGATCTCGCCGATTGGCTGGTGCGGACGCTGAAAATGCCCTTCCGCGAGGCCCACCACGTCACCGGCCGCATCGTCGCCAAGGCCGCCGAGGGCGGCGTGGCGCTGCACGAGCTGCCCCTGCAGGAGATGCAGGCGATCGAGCCCAAGATCACCAAGGACGTGCTTGGCGTACTCTCGGTCGAATCGTCGGTGAAGAGCCGCACCAGCTTCGGCGGCACCGCGCCGAAGAACGTGATGTCGCAGGCAAAGAGCTGGCTGAAGCGGCTGGAAAAAGAGCGAAAATTGGGCTGA